The genomic interval GAGTACGTGCTGGCGGATCGCATCATCGGCTTCCGCTGGTGGAAGTACGCCGGTTACGCGGTTCAGGCGATCAACATGATGCTCACGTTCGGCGGCACCATCGACGACGCTCTGATGCGCGCGTACCTGCGCAAGGAAGGTGCGGAAGACACCTACGACCTCCTTCTCCGCTTCGCCGCATCGGGCGCGGTGGCGGAGCCGGAAACCCTTGAGGCTCTGTGGCGCGAGCACTACCGCTGACGCGAAGGAATGCGATGAACATCGACGACATCGATCTGTCCGAGTTCCGCCAAATGTGGGCGCGCAGCCGCGAGGCGACCGCCGCATTCCGTGCGCGCACCAACCCGGTCGGCATGACCCGCCCGCCGCGCGATCCTGACGAGCGCGCGTTTTTGGAGGAGCGCGGGCTGCTGGGGCCGTTCATCGAGATGGAGCAGCCCGGGTGGCGCGAGTACATGGAGCGGAAGTACACGCGGCCAGCGGCGGAAGAATCACGCGATCAGGAGGATTCGGGCGACGACACGATGCCCGCGTAACGAGTCCGCGCAGGCGGACTTCGCGTGGTTCCAGCCGCGAATTCATTCGCCCCGGTGCGGATCCGCCACGAATGGCGGGTTTGTGGGACGAATTCGGTGCGAAACGCGGGTTACGGCGAATGGTCGGGCACGGGCAGCCACATGGGGCGGCCCCTACGAGATCGGTGTGCGCGGCGGTATTTGGGGTGGCGGAAAGGATGGGCAGACACGTGGGTCTGCCCCTACGGAGAATCGGTGTATCGACGGGCGACGGGGCGGCGGCGGGCACGGGCGCGATGAATCGCGCCCTACAGGGTGGTGGAGGGTCGGGATCTCGCCCGCGAGTCCGCGAAGGCGGACTTTGTGCTGTTGTTGCAGCGAGTTCACTCGCCCGGCGGTCCCAGGTTCCGGTACACCGCCGGGGCTGTGGGGCACAGCTCGGCCAGCGCGCAGCGCTCGCAGTAGGGGCGGCGGGCGGTGCAGATGGCGCGGCCGTGGTCGATGGTCAGGTGCGTAAAGAGCACGCGCTCCTCCGGGGGCACGAGGGGCATCAGGTCCTGCTCGATCTTCTCAGGGTCCTCCTCGCGCGTCAGGCCCCAGCGGTAGGCGATGCGCTTGACGTGCGTGTCCACCACGACGCCCTCCGCGATCCCGAAGCCCACGCCCAGCAGCACGTTGGCCGTCTTGCGACCGACGCCCGGGAGCTGCGTGAGGGCCTCCATGTCGACCGGCACCTCGCCGCCGTGGCGCTCCACGAGCGCGCGGCCGAGGCCGATCACGGAGCGCGCCTTGTTGCGAAAGAAGCCGAGCGTGGCCACGTAGCGCTCCATCTCCTCCTGCGACGCGGCGGCGAAGTCGGCGGCGGTGCGGTAGCGGGCAAAGAGCGCCGGCGTGGCACGGTTCACCGCCGCGTCCGTCGTCTGCGCGGAGAGGACGGTGGCGACCAGGAGCTGGAGCGGGTTCTCGTGGGTCAGCGAGCACTTGCTGTCGGGGTACATCCCCTTGAGCCGCTCGATGATCGCCAGCGTGCGCTCACGTTTTGCGCGCTTGCTTTCTCTGGGCAAAGTAGTCTTCCACCTCTTTGAGTTCCCACGTGTTCAGGACGCCCCGCGCGGGGAGCCACGCCTTGCGCGCGACGTTGACGCCCCACGCCACGTTGTCCAGCCCCGCCACCGAGTGCGCGTCCGGGTTGATGGGGACGAGGACGCCGCGCTCGGCCGCGTAGCGCGCGTGGCGCCAGTCGACGTCCAGCCGGCGCGGATCGGCGTTGATCTCCACCGCCACGCCGTTCTCGGCCGCGGCGTCGATCACCGCGCGCACGTCCACCGGATACCCGCTCCGGCCCAGGAGGAGCCGCCCGGTGGCGTGCCCCAGGATGGTGAGGCGCGGGTTCTGGACGGCACGGATCAGCCGGTCCGTCTGCGCGCGCTCGCTCTGCTGGAAGGCGCTGTGGATGGAGCCCACCACGTAGTCGAAGCTCGCCAGCGTCGCG from Longimicrobium sp. carries:
- the nth gene encoding endonuclease III, with amino-acid sequence MPRESKRAKRERTLAIIERLKGMYPDSKCSLTHENPLQLLVATVLSAQTTDAAVNRATPALFARYRTAADFAAASQEEMERYVATLGFFRNKARSVIGLGRALVERHGGEVPVDMEALTQLPGVGRKTANVLLGVGFGIAEGVVVDTHVKRIAYRWGLTREEDPEKIEQDLMPLVPPEERVLFTHLTIDHGRAICTARRPYCERCALAELCPTAPAVYRNLGPPGE